A portion of the Podospora pseudoanserina strain CBS 124.78 chromosome 2, whole genome shotgun sequence genome contains these proteins:
- a CDS encoding hypothetical protein (COG:S; EggNog:ENOG503P0R2), which yields MRREDNKIKMGRHLNLSNSGTRLHRVGKTKKMSMSSAEPRTGTRSKNGCLTCRARHVKCDERHPVCLKCVKQKTGCEWPPPPELQTHQPEEDIPQAESRSLRRLAPAVNDTHDQLIQAQASTWTPDVDLSMSDLPIVPDFSFLTGLDCSDFMPWFPVPYPEPTLDMHISSDALLAPLPLGVSPSQAERKALAWYRSSATFGFGSAKNPNWSTHAIVWETARESKAVLHLLLAATQNEMAWRAGSQGALFARADENYRLGHQQLEAEIRSREIDPLNAMSCFWFLYLHQKRRHAAGNRMLMSGLSKMMEEYLTAFNLHQMLTSADAENPAWPEPKKALLARLMVWLFWIDAQAATQGEGGRIARLLTSSASRQALVDLYKISRTTLESFWAERYPDDEVVDDMKNSSALDMIHDTWVLVQEVNNAADEQLPLDTKASDEILSKIQALQCEPGPLRVLRLTSSNAALRDRVMLNADWAGVNFYTLRIYHFRCSLTEEHLAFSSPQPQAVKIADVVDSLLLLIQKSLATGREDQPDRMQWPLFWAGIETTDPFKRIWALGELKDEGLVQAMRCVLLLQEGGSRVGMAKIRDIFQASCLGVPVAGFGGMWGMRG from the exons ATGCGAAGAGAAGATAATAAGATAAAAATGGGTCGCCACTTGAATCT TTCCAACTCGGGTACACGCTTACATCGCGTcggcaagaccaagaagatgTCTATGTCCTCCGCTGAACCGAGAACCGGGACGAGATCCAAGAACG GCTGCTTAACGTGCCGTGCTAGACATGTCAAATGCGATGAGCGACACCCTGTTTGCTTGAAGTGTGTCAAGCAAAAGACCGGGTGTgaatggcctcctcctccggaaCTACAGACCCACCAGCCAGAGGAAGACATCCCGCAAGCTGAAAGTCGGTCTCTCAGACGTTTAGCTCCCGCCGTCAACGACACACATGACCAACTCATTCAGGCTCAAGCATCCACTTGGACGCCGGACGTTGACTTGTCGATGAGCGACCTGCCCATAGTCCCAGACTTCAGCTTTCTCACGGGCCTAGACTGCTCGGACTTCATGCCATGGTTTCCTGTCCCGTATCCCGAACCAACATTGGACATGCACATCAGCTCCGATGCCCTTCTCGCCCCTCTGCCTTTGGGCGTATCCCCGTCCCAAGCGGAGCGCAAGGCTTTGGCATGGTACCGTAGCAGCGCGAcgtttgggtttgggagcgCGAAGAATCCCAACTGGTCTACTCATGCTATTGTGTGGGAGACAGCCCGCGAAAGCAAAGCTGTCTTGCATCTCCTCCTGGCAGCAACACAGAACGAAATGGCGTGGCGAGCAGGATCCCAAGGCGCCCTGTTTGCCCGTGCCGATGAGAACTATCGTCTCGGGCATCAGCAGCTGGAGGCAGAGATCCGAAGTCGCGAAATCGACCCCCTGAATGCCATGTCCTGTTTTTGGTTCCTTTACCTGCACCAGAAGCGTCGCCATGCTGCAGGAAACCGCATGCTGATGAGTGGGCTCAgcaagatgatggaggagtaCTTGACGGCTttcaacctccaccaaatGTTGACTTCTGCAGATGCGGAGAATCCGGCCTGGCCGGAGCCGAAAAAGGCACTGTTGGCTCGTCTTATggtttggcttttttggATTGATGCACAAGCAGCCAcacaaggagaaggtgggAGGATTGCCAGGCTTCTAACTTCGTCAGCTTCTCGGCAAGCTTTGGTAGATCTGTACAAGATTTCAAGAACCACTCTGGAATCGTTCTGGGCCGAGAGATATCCCGATGACGAGGTTGTGGACGACATGAAGAACTCCAGCGCTCTTGACATGATCCACGACACCTGGGTCCTCGTGCAGGAGGTCAATAACGCTGCCGATGAACAGCTGCCCCTGGATACAAAGGCCAGCGACGAAATCCTGAGCAAGATACAGGCCTTGCAGTGTGAGCCAGGTCCTCTTCGCGTTCTACGCCTAACCTCTTCAAATGCTGCGCTCCGAGATCGTGTGATGTTGAACGCAGATTGGGCTGGAGTGAACTTTTATACACTCCGCATCTACCACTTCCGATGCAGTTTGACTGAGGAACATCTCGCCTTTTCTTCACCCCAGCCCCAGGCTGTCAAGATTGCCGACGTCGTTGATTCTTTGTTGCTCCTCATCCAGAAAAGCTTGGCCACCGGCAGAGAAGACCAGCCAGATCGCATGCAATGGCCGCTGTTCTGGGCGGGGATCGAGACGACAGATCCGTTCAAGCGAATCTGGGCGTTGGGGGAACTCAAAGATGAAGGTCTTGTTCAAGCAATGCGTTGTGTGTTGCTGCTTCAAGAGGGTGGGTCAAGGGTTGGAATGGCCAAGATTCGCGACATCTTTCAAGCCTCGTGTCTCGGCGTGCCAGTTGCTGGTTTCGGCGGCATGTGGGGGATGCGGGGGTGA
- a CDS encoding hypothetical protein (EggNog:ENOG503P1VR; COG:S) has product MESNTDTITLTAQCHCRALTFTSKPIPTTSLPLKATNCHCNSCRHLTGSLRGSTDILWPGPPPQPSDNLKQYAFSPRLNIYFCSHCSTTLFWEDNSTPGVTNYLAFTGVLTPSSPLPLGQNLIEWDAHMFLADTIDGGAVPWLNGLNPPSAAKPRRWLGWREKSKEITSEGYWPEDKNIFLSHADNLLHLPEKEGNIPLKCHCGGVDFVLKAGDAQRDFKEHQSKGGQLPWFVDPESYKLLGSLDGCSDCRLVSGTEIFAWTFAELKHITFASDPTSPLPLDTTALQSAIGTDPRLGTLSLYPSSQGVQRYHCSTCSAVVFYACDSRPDMVDIAPGLLHAPEGARAERVISWSWGGKLGFGSDMAGTWREHLPAAVEEETEQFRLARRFPKNFRRVVKEQGAARAVPGGSGQV; this is encoded by the coding sequence ATGGAGTCCAACACCGAtaccatcaccctcacagCCCAATGCCACTGCCGCGCCCTGACCTTCacctccaaacccatccccaccacctccctccctctcaaagCAACAAACTGCCACTGCAACTCCTGCCGGCACCTCACCGGCTCCCTGCGCGGCTCCACCGACATCCTCTGGCCcgggcctcctccccaaccctctgaCAACCTCAAACAATATGCCTTCTCCCCCCGCTTAAACATCTACTTTTGCAGTCActgctccaccaccctcttctgGGAAGACAACTCCACCCCCGGCGTCACAAATTACCTCGCCTTCACCGGCGTcctcaccccttcctccccactGCCACTAGGCCAAAACCTCATAGAATGGGACGCTCACATGTTCCTAGCCGACACCATCGACGGCGGGGCAGTCCCCTGGCTCAACGGtctcaaccctccctccgccgccaaaCCCCGACGCTGGCTAGGCTGGAGAGAAAAGTCGAAAGAAATCACCTCAGAGGGATACTGGCCCGAGGATAAAAACATATTCCTTTCCCATGctgacaacctcctccaccttcccgAAAAAGAGGGCAACATCCCCCTCAAATGCCACTGCGGCGGCGTCGACTTCGTCCTCAAAGCCGGCGATGCCCAAAGGGACTTTAAAGAACACCAGTCAAAGGGGGGGCAACTGCCCTGGTTCGTCGATCCAGAGAGTTACAAACTCCTCGGCTCACTCGACGGCTGTTCCGACTGCCGCCTCGTCTCCGGAACCGAGATCTTTGCCTGGACCTTTGCAGAGCTAAAACACATCACCTTTGCCTCtgatcccacctccccccttcccctcgacaccaccgccctccaaTCCGCCATCGGAACCGACCCCAGACTCGGCACATTATCCCTCTACCCCAGCTCCCAAGGCGTCCAGCGCTACCACTGCAGCACTTGCTCAGCCGTGGTCTTTTACGCCTGCGACTCCCGCCCAGACATGGTCGACATCGCccccggcctcctccacgcCCCTGAAGGCGCAAGAGCAGAGCGCGTCATCTCTTGGTCGTGGGGTGGAAAACTCGGATTCGGATCAGACATGGCTGGCACCTGGAGGGAGCACCTTCCTGCCGcggtggaagaagaaacgGAGCAGTtcaggttggcgaggagatTCCCAAAGAACTTTAGGCGGGTTGTCAAGGAGCAAGGGGCTGCTCGAGCTGTGCCAGGGGGTTCTGGGCAGGTGTAG
- a CDS encoding hypothetical protein (COG:S; EggNog:ENOG503NX85), whose translation MTFATQAESIGSSSLLRYVPRISPSIARITVAAALLPMALSHGNHGGDNIPEGSTISLDPIDTTLWIHIFLQTFTFGILFPLGMVLGIVKSRWHVPLQVGSTVLALLGYALGHLHKGREFNPENAHAKAATPLFFLLVAQIVLGVYLKLHLERGIHGRIRPFIRILHSVNGKAFPLLSWVQMLFGGITLLGFCQGDHLGQCAAHFIMGSAFIAYGVLLTIVLLVGQIWLRRTGRSQEFFDSAVIAAWGCVNTFTEHRWGTEWVRNDWQHTTMGIIWWSAGLAGVWLSKGRDGTPKRNFVPGFVIFITGWAMSAHPQELMTSAMTHAAFGYTLMAVGVTRIIEISFVLRDKAGVSEDGTQINSFQYVPVFLLYASGFLFMGATEEQMAFIAGSGMDAVAYILIMYSLAFLVFLVVMMFINVYDRAANPPSKITLNGHARSGDEAQVQDASEFELDGLMTDDEDDDKAASRKLLKNEGSQQNGFASPSAIARNDERLA comes from the exons ATGACTTTTGCTACCCAGGCGGAGAGCATTGGCTCCTCGTCTCTGTTGCGTTATGTCCCTCGAATCTCTCCTTCGATCGCCAGGATCACAGTAGCCGCCGCACTTCTCCCAATGGCGCTATCGCATGGAAATCACGGCGGGGACAACATCCCGGAAGGGTCAACCATATCGCTGGATCCAATC GATACAACACTATGGATACACATATTTTTACAGACGTTTACCTTTGGGATACTGTTTCCCTTGGGAATGGTGCTTGGG ATCGTCAAAAGCCGTTGGCACGTCCCACTGCAAGTTGGCAGCACCGTACTGGCATTGCTAGGCTACGCCCTCGGCCATCTCCACAAGGGCCGCGAATTCAACCCGGAAAACGCCCACGCAAAGGCCGCGACACCGTTGTTCTTTCTTCTGGTTGCTCAGATTGTCTTGGGCGTCTACTTGAAGCTACATCTCGAGCGGGGCATCCACGGCCGTATCCGTCCCTTCATTCGCATTCTTCACAGCGTCAACGGAAAAGCATTCCCGCTGCTATCATGGGTTCAGATGCTATTTGGAGGTATCACTCTACTGGGCTTTTGCCAGGGTGATCACCTGGGACAATGTGCCGCTCACTTCATCATGGGCAGTGCCTTCATCGCATACGGCGTCCTCCTTACCATCGTGCTGCTCGTTGGTCAGATTTGGCTCCGTCGGACTGGCCGCAGCCAAGAGTTCTTCGACAGCGCCGTTATTGCTGCATGGGGTTGTGTCAACACCTTCACTGAGCACAGATGGGGAACCGAATGGGTCAGGAATGACTGGCAGCACACGACCATGGGCATCATTTGGTGGAGCGCCGGCCTCGCTGGAGTTTGGCTGAGCAAGGGCCGAGACGGCACCCCCAAGCGCAACTTCGTCCCTGGCTTTGTCATCTTCATTACAGGATGGGCCATGTCGGCGCATCCTCAGGAGCTGATGACGAGTGCGATGACACACGCGGCATTTGGGTATACATTGATGGCCGTTGGTGTCACTCGCATCATCGAGATCTCTTTTGTGCTCAGGGACAAGGCAGGCGTATCAGAAGACGGGACACAGATCAACAGCTTCCAATATGTTCCTGTTTTT CTCCTCTACGCCTCAGGCTTTCTGTTTATGGGCGCTACCGAAGAACAAATGGCATTCATTGCCGGTTCCGGAATGGACGCCGTGGCGTACATTTTGATCATGTACAGCTTGGCCTTCCTGGTGTTTTTGGTCGTCATGATGTTCATCAACGTCTACGACCGtgccgccaaccccccgtcCAAGATTACCCTCAACGGCCACGCTCGCAGTGGTGACGAGGCTCAGGTGCAGGATGCCAGCGAGTTTGAGCTTGATGGTCTCATGAcagacgacgaagatgacgacaaaGCAGCAAGCAGGAAGCTACTAAAGAACGAAGGCAGCCAACAGAATGGGTTCGCAAGCCCAAGTGCCATTGCGCGCAACGATGAGCGGTTGGCATAA
- a CDS encoding hypothetical protein (COG:E; MEROPS:MER0014418; EggNog:ENOG503NUFT), producing MAQQWTSVIENEIQARNAEISSINHQIHSNPELAYEEFKAHEAFVTILTSLGFKVTPHAFGLETSFSAEFGSGGRLVIFNAEYDALPGIGHACGHNLIASASFASFLGVAAALKASGLPGRVRLLGTPAEEGGGGKLKLIAAGAYKGASAALMVHPGPGHNLPSHIRGVSFVRMLANVKFRVHFTGKESHAAIAPWDGVNALDAVCLSYNAISMLRQQIRPYDRIHGIFRSAGDRPNVTPGNCCVEYYIRSQTRAQAEALWQRVLKCFEGAALATGCQMHTEPLNSYADVRPSASLCKAYVEAMPEGTVSYDEPKDILAGSTDMGDVCYECPGFHGVFGIGTEEGSPNHTKGFTRAAATEDAFARAVECGKGMALVGWRVLSDDVFADEMQKEWEADMKLAAQGK from the coding sequence atgGCTCAACAGTGGACGTCCGTGATCGAAAATGAGATACAAGCTAGAAACGCCGAGATAtcatccatcaaccaccaaatACACTCCAACCCCGAGCTAGCATATGAAGAGTTCAAGGCACACGAAGCCTTCGTCACCATCCTGACCTCACTGGGCTTCAAGGTGACGCCCCATGCCTTTGGGCTCGAGACATCATTCTCTGCCGAGTTCGGCTCTGGTGGCCGTCTTGTCATCTTCAATGCCGAGTATGACGCCCTTCCTGGCATCGGCCACGCCTGTGGACACAACTTGATTGCCTCAGCATCGTTCGCCTCGTTCCTTGGCGTTGCGGCCGCTCTCAAGGCATCCGGCCTGCCAGGTCGTGTTCGTCTCCTGGGGACTcctgccgaggagggaggtggtggtaaaCTGAAGTTGATCGCAGCCGGCGCTTACAAGGGAGCTTCGGCAGCGTTGATGGTCCATCCAGGGCCAGGCCACAACCTCCCGTCCCACATCCGGGGCGTCTCTTTTGTGCGCATGCTGGCCAACGTCAAGTTCCGTGTCCACTTCACCGGCAAGGAGTCGCACGCGGCCATCGCGCCCTGGGACGGAGTCAACGCACTCGATGCTGTGTGCCTCTCGTACAATGCCATCAGCATGCTGCGCCAGCAAATTCGCCCGTACGATCGCATCCACGGTATCTTCAGATCGGCCGGTGACCGGCCCAACGTCACACCGGGGAACTGCTGCGTCGAATACTACATCCGCAGCCAAACACGTGCGCAGGCGGAGGCGCTGTGGCAGCGAGTGCTGAAGTGTTTTGAGGGCGCTGCGCTCGCAACCGGCTGCCAGATGCACACGGAGCCCCTCAACTCGTATGCCGACGTTCGACCAAGCGCATCGCTGTGCAAGGCATATGTCGAGGCGATGCCGGAGGGAACGGTCTCTTATGACGAGCCGAAGGATATCCTAGCTGGTAGCACCGACATGGGCGACGTCTGCTACGAGTGCCCCGGGTTCCACGGTGTTTTCGGAATCGGCACGGAGGAGGGCTCGCCGAACCACACCAAGGGATTTACGAGGGCCGCCGCAACGGAGGACGCGTTTGCGAGAGCGGTGGAGTGCGGGAAAGGCATGGCTCTAGTGGGGTGGAGGGTCTTGAGCGATGATGTGTTTGCAGACGAGATGCAAAAGGAGTGGGAGGCCGACATGAAGCTCGCTGCCCAGGGAAAATAA
- a CDS encoding hypothetical protein (CAZy:GH10; COG:G; EggNog:ENOG503NVX1) → MTRISILLTTTTLLATTTIAQSNREPPSTGLHSLFLSAGKLYFGTATETNNFADPTYQNILSNPLEFGQLTPENSQKWGLIQPQPGDFSFNASDQVASLANSYNHLLRCHTLTWHSQLPPFVSSTSWTPDTLRQLITTHITSVISHFGSACYAWDVVNEALNENGTFRNSVFFEVLGEEYIAHSFEVAREVAPPETKLYYNDFNLETAPEKQTAAVELVKSLQSKGVKIDGVGLQAHFTVGQTPSVESLIATLQRFADLGVDVAWTELDVAQEDVETASELAVEQQASDYVVAVRACLEVERCVGVTVWQFTDRYSWVPGTFPGKGDACLWTENYQKKPAYWAVKGFLEGWVARMNVTRAFVGGNETTVRTVASPRGPLTEVTSGSERLEGSLVKVAFISFGVWLVLNMM, encoded by the coding sequence ATGACACGAATATCCATCCtcctgaccaccaccaccctcttggcaacaacaacaatcgCCCAATCCAACCGcgaacccccctccaccggtCTAcactccctcttcctctccgccggAAAACTCTACTTTGGCACTGCCACCGAAACCAATAACTTCGCCGACCCAACCTACCAAAACATCCTCTCTAACCCCCTCGAATTCGGCCAGCTCACTCCAGAAAACTCACAAAAATGGGGTCTCATCCAGCCCCAACCAGGCGACTTTTCCTTCAACGCCTCTGACCAAGTCGCCTCCCTTGCCAACAGCTACAACCACCTCTTGCGTTGTCACACACTGACCTGGCactcccaactcccccccttTGTCTCCTCCACATCATGGACACCAGACACGTTACGACAGTTGATCACAACACACATCACCTCGGTAATCTCCCACTTTGGCAGTGCCTGCTACGCCTGGGATGTCGTCAATGAGGCGCTAAACGAAAACGGAACATTTCGCAACTCGGTGTTTTtcgaggtgttgggggaggagtataTCGCTCATTCTTTTGAGGTTGCAAGGGAGGTAGCGCCCCCAGAGACGAAGCTCTACTACAACGACTTCAACCTTGAGACCGCACCAGAAAAGCAAACCGCCGCTGTTGAACTGGTCAAGTCGCTTCAGAGTAAAGGTGTTAAAATTGATGGTGTGGGACTCCAGGCTCACTTCACAGTTGGCCAGACGCCGAGCGTGGAGAGTTTGATAGCGACTCTGCAAAGGTTTGCTGATCTGGGGGTGGATGTCGCCTGGACGGAGCTGGATGTGGCGCAAGAGGATGTGGAAACTGCGAGtgagctggcggtggagCAGCAGGCAAGTGATTATGTTGTGGCAGTGAGGGCGTGTCTCGAGGTAGAGAGGTGTGTCGGGGTGACGGTGTGGCAGTTTACGGATCGGTATAGCTGGGTGCCGGGGACGTTTCCAGGGAAGGGCGATGCGTGTCTTTGGACGGAGAATTATCAGAAGAAGCCGGCGTATTGGGCTGTgaaggggtttttggaggggtgggttgcTAGGATGAATGTGACTAGGGCGTTTGTGGGTGGAAATGAGACAACAGTGAGGACTGTCGCAAGCCCTAGAGGGCCTTTGACTGAAGTGACTAGCGGCAGTGAAAGGTTAGAAGGAAGCTTGGTGAAGGTCGCATTCATTAGCTTCGGTGTTTGGCTGGTTCTAAACATGATGTGA
- a CDS encoding hypothetical protein (COG:C; CAZy:AA7; EggNog:ENOG503NX27), which yields MLTLAPFCALLGLAATSYANPFDKQDALTDCLVGSGVPINAPGSADWKLDSAPFNLRLNYTPVAIAVPTTAKHVQDAVACAAELGIKANAKCGGHSYASFGLGGEDGHLTIEMDRMNKVVLDNSTGIATVEGGSRLGHVAWELYQQGRRGFSHGTCPGVGVGGHALHGGYGISSHTKGLALDWIVGATVVLANSTIVSCSKTENPDLFWAIRGAGSSMGVVTEFRFDTFEVPEKVTYFIAPVQWPTEARALVGVRAVQEFAKTMPMELNMRLFIAKRFINLEGLYYGDKAGLQAVLAPLQKITNATLAVATTGGWLDQIKHFGNGVNIDQGHNLAQHETFYSTSLYTKALSEEKLEQFVSYWFKQAKSNPRDWYVHIDLHGGENSAVSSQDDDSSAYAHRDYLLMYLLYDRIDKGTYPADGHTIMSNFARNITEGLPKEDWGMYINYPDSRGLMDQETAQVNYWGKNLPRLQAIKKAVDPNDVFHYPQGVLPTTDTRSL from the exons ATGTTAACTCTCGCCCCCTTTTGCGCCCTGTTGGGCTTGGCGGCAACCTCATATGCCAACCCATTCGACAAACAAGACGCACTTACCGACTGCCTGGTCGGATCAGGCGTTCCAATCAATGCACCTGGTTCGGCCGATTGGAAGCTTGATTCTGCCCCTTTCAACCTGCGGCTCAACTACACCCCCGTCGCTATTGCTgtcccaacaacagccaagCACGTTCAAGATGCCGTTGCTTGTGCTGCCGAGCTTGGGATCAAAGCCAATGCCAAATGCGGCGGGCACAGTTATGCATCATTCGGTCTCGGTGGCGAAGATGGCCATCTCACGATTGAGATGGACCGAATGAACAAGGTTGTCCTGGACAACAGCACCGGCATTGCAACGGTCGAAGGTGGCTCAAGGTTGGGTCACGTTGCCTGGGAGCTCTACCAGCAGGGTAGGAGGGGCTTCAGCCACGGCACATGTCCAGG GGTCGGAGTGGGAGGTCATGCACTTCACGGTGGGTATGGTATCAGCTCCCACACCAAGGGTTTAGCTCTTGACTGGATAGTTGGGGCCACCGTTGTCCTCGCCAATTCGACAATTGTCAGTTGCTCCAAGACGGAGAATCCGGACTTGTTTTGGGCGATCCGTGGTGCAGGATCCTCCATGGGCGTTGTCACCGAGTTCAGATTCGACACCTTTGAGGTGCCTGAGAAGGTTACCTACTTCATTGCGCCAGTACAATGGCCAACAGAGGCCAGAGCTTTGGTTGGTGTCCGAGCCGTTCAGGAGTTTGCCAAGACTATGCCAATGGAGTTGAACATGCGTTTGTTCATCGCCAAGCGCTTCATCAACCTGGAGGGCCTGTATTATGGAGACAAGGCAGGCCTGCAAGCTGTTCTCGCACCTTTGCAAAAGATAACCAACGCAACACTCGCGGTGGCCACAACaggtggctggctggatCAAATCAAACACTTTGGCAACGGAGTCAACATTGATCAGGGGCACAATCTCGCGCAACATGAGACTTTCTACTCGACCAGTCTTTACACCAAGGCTTTGAGCGAAGAGAAGCTCGAGCAGTTCGTCAGCTACTGGTTCAAGCAGGCCAAGTCCAATCCTAGGGACTGGTATGTGCACATTGACTTGCACGGCGGTGAGAACTCAGCAGTCAGCTCTCAGGATGACGATTCAAGTGCCTATGCGCACCGAGATTATCTTTTGATGTACCTTCTGTATGACCGCATAGACAAGGGCACATATCCCGCCGACGGCCATACCATCATGAGCAACTTTGCCCGCAACATCACCGAGGGCCTGCCCAAAGAGGACTGGGGAATGTACATCAACTACCCTGACTCCAGGGGTCTTATGGACCAGGAAACAGCGCAGGTCAACTACTGGGGCAAGAATCTACCGAGACTTCAGGCAATCAAGAAGGCCGTTGATCCGAACGATGTCTTTCATTACCCCCAGGGTGTCTTGCCAACTACTGATACTAGAAGTCTCTGA
- a CDS encoding hypothetical protein (COG:C; EggNog:ENOG503NU8T), translated as MPPSPNLLLSQPLTLPVSNLTIPNRLAKASMFEDCADPTTNLPSPQLKAISSSWSTGSWGLILTGSVAIDPLQVTTNAVLANQPNLPEETLLSSLQSWAASFRPPASSTTPPSPVIVQLIHPGKQLLRFASKARSMFEPPLAPSPIPLDLGPGLLPKIARTLLFAHPREMTLPEIQSLITKHAHSALILAKAGFNGVQIHAAHGFLLTQFLSPHSNKRTDAYGGTAAKRARVILEIIAAVREATKEYKGFVVGLKLNSVDHQQTDRQGKEDSIEQLRLLAKTELDFVEISGGSFEDIKPREMLAESTKKREAFFLEFARVAKRELAGIPLMVTGGFTTRLGMEEALRRGDCDMVGLARPSIFDPLLPRNVLLNPEVKDEDAKVTRVNVPVPWLLQKIPLKLVGAGVDGQFHAKKLQALGSTENKKA; from the exons ATGCCTCCATCACctaacctcctcctctcccaacccctaaccctccccgtctccaacctcaccatccccaaccgcCTCGCCAAAGCCTCCATGTTCGAAGACTGCGCcgatcccaccaccaacctcccctccccccaattaaaagccatctcctcctcctggtccACCGGCTCCTGGGGCCTTATCCTCACCGGCTCGGTAGCCATCGACCCCCTCCAAGTCACCACCAATGCCGTTCTtgccaaccaacccaacctccccgaagaaaccctcctctcctccctccaatCCTGGGCAGCTTCCTTCCGCCCccctgcctcctccaccacccccccatccccagtAATAGTCCAACTAATCCACCCGGGCAAACAACTCCTCCGCTTCGCCTCTAAAGCCCGCTCCATGTTCGAACCCCCCttggccccctcccccattcccCTCGACCTAGGccccggcctcctcccaaagATAGCCCgcaccctcctcttcgcccacCCCCGAGAAATGACCCTCCCCGAAATCCaatccctcatcaccaagcaCGCCCACTccgccctcatcctcgccaaagccggCTTCAACGGCGTCCAGATCCACGCCGCCCacggcttcctcctcacgCAGTTCCTTTCCCCTCATTCCAACAAGCGAACCGATGCCTACGGTGGCACAGCTGCCAAGCGAGCCCGCGTCATCCTCGAGATCATCGCTGCCGTGAGGGAAGCCACCAAAGAATACAAAGGGTTCGTCGTAGGCCTCAAGCTAAACAGCGTGGATCACCAGCAAACCGACAGGCAAGGCAAAGAAGACAGCATCGAGCAGCTCCGACTCCTGGCAAAGACAGAGCTGGATTTTGTCGAGATCAGCGGGGGCAGTTTTGAGGATATCAAACCCAGGGAGATGCTCGCCGAGAGCacgaagaaaagagaggcgTTCTTTCTCGAGTTTGCCAGAGTAGCTAAGCGGGAGTTGGCCGGGATTCCATTGATGGTTACGGGCGGCTTCACCACCAGGcttgggatggaggaggcgctCAGGAGGGGTGATTGCGATATGGTTGGGTTGGCAAGGCCCTCGATTTTCGACCCTTTGCTTCCGAGGAATGTCCTCTTGAACCCAGAGGTCAAAGATGAGGATGCCAAGGTGACCCGTGTCAATGTTCCGGTGCCTTGGTTGTTGCAAAAGATTCCGCTCAAGCTGGTTGGGGCTGGTGTGGATGGT CAATTCCACGCCAAGAAACTGCAAGCACTCGGAAGCAccgagaacaagaaggctTGA